The Treponema sp. J25 genome window below encodes:
- a CDS encoding glycoside hydrolase family 36 protein: MEIPNIKRLMTKDVGSDQKRITLQYMATGEHTVDEYGHLLDSFSYDELASWVRELEGAADFFSNSRELVVHPGGWQSWSAGWELGPGEVLPRKVAVVPELIRFTNRDGDAPARGEIVGHWIVYFRRGSQYVVLASKEGSRFPPTTYRICPRARRVSIEIFARGKTWKAGDILAELSLFFAPDYFLLKDTLRSLYRQDHNFHTLAFLTAPDALPGGYESWYNHYTHIDEALIRQDLEDLSLNDNFIKRYYLDKNRPLVFQIDDGWERAVGQWEIDERKFPRGLKPLAQDIEERGYIPGLWIAPFLVTRRAELFHKHPDWLLRDEKGDPVVAGFNDKWDGRFYTLDLSLPEVLAYLSQLMDTIIDGWGFRYLKLDFMYAGLLHGAFGGGGAAYQWYHRACQILTRRVQDGRGRPVAYLGCGVPFGQSYPYFPLSRIGADTREHWEWPKVRLIGHVGRPAARVNLLDTIGRSYLNGTLFLNDPDVIFFRSENCSLSWNEKELIALVNFCLGSQLMVSDDPRRLTPEDLDFTGRVLSLYERLAGYEYGVQALAREVYHLFSRCGTIQGLINLRRRPIRLSPGGKAGSDWKSAVIKTPPLLEAALQKGEALVSHGKPYPDGTMLFEGPSISLYSAKTIQG; the protein is encoded by the coding sequence AGAATCACCCTTCAATATATGGCCACAGGAGAACACACGGTAGATGAGTATGGTCATCTCCTGGATAGTTTTTCCTATGATGAACTAGCTTCCTGGGTGAGGGAATTAGAAGGGGCAGCGGATTTTTTCTCCAATTCCCGGGAGCTGGTGGTGCATCCAGGGGGCTGGCAGTCCTGGTCGGCGGGATGGGAATTGGGGCCGGGAGAGGTGCTTCCCCGGAAGGTTGCGGTGGTGCCGGAACTGATACGCTTTACCAATCGGGATGGGGATGCTCCGGCCAGAGGAGAGATTGTTGGACACTGGATCGTGTATTTTCGAAGGGGCTCTCAGTATGTGGTTCTGGCTAGTAAAGAAGGCAGTCGTTTCCCCCCTACCACATACCGGATATGTCCCCGGGCCCGGCGGGTTTCTATAGAGATCTTTGCCAGGGGAAAAACCTGGAAAGCCGGCGATATTCTTGCGGAGCTCTCCCTCTTTTTTGCTCCTGATTATTTTTTGTTGAAGGATACCCTTCGTTCCCTGTACCGCCAGGACCATAATTTTCATACCCTTGCCTTCCTTACTGCCCCGGATGCTTTGCCGGGGGGCTATGAGTCCTGGTATAACCATTACACCCACATCGACGAAGCCCTTATTCGTCAGGACTTAGAAGATCTCTCTTTGAACGATAACTTCATTAAACGATACTATCTGGATAAAAACCGTCCCCTTGTTTTTCAGATTGATGATGGATGGGAACGGGCGGTGGGTCAGTGGGAGATTGATGAGCGAAAATTCCCCCGGGGATTAAAGCCCCTTGCTCAGGACATTGAGGAGCGGGGCTATATCCCCGGGCTCTGGATAGCCCCTTTCCTGGTAACCCGGCGGGCGGAGCTGTTTCATAAACACCCCGACTGGCTTCTGCGGGATGAAAAGGGCGATCCCGTGGTGGCGGGCTTTAACGACAAGTGGGATGGAAGGTTTTATACCCTCGATCTTTCCCTGCCGGAGGTGCTCGCCTACCTTTCGCAGCTCATGGACACCATTATTGATGGATGGGGCTTCCGGTATCTTAAGCTGGATTTCATGTATGCGGGGCTCTTACACGGGGCTTTCGGCGGCGGCGGGGCGGCCTACCAGTGGTACCATCGGGCCTGCCAGATCCTCACCCGCCGGGTTCAGGACGGCAGGGGCAGGCCCGTGGCGTACCTTGGGTGCGGCGTTCCCTTTGGGCAGTCCTATCCCTATTTCCCCCTTTCCCGTATTGGGGCGGATACCCGGGAACACTGGGAGTGGCCCAAGGTACGCCTTATTGGCCACGTAGGCCGCCCCGCCGCCCGGGTAAACCTGCTGGATACCATCGGCCGCTCCTACCTGAACGGGACCCTTTTTTTAAACGACCCGGACGTGATTTTCTTTCGCTCCGAAAATTGTAGCCTTTCCTGGAACGAGAAGGAACTTATCGCCCTGGTCAATTTCTGCCTTGGCAGCCAGCTCATGGTTTCCGACGACCCCCGCCGGCTTACCCCGGAGGATTTGGATTTTACGGGGCGCGTCCTTTCTCTGTACGAAAGGCTTGCGGGCTATGAATACGGTGTTCAGGCCTTAGCACGCGAGGTCTACCATCTCTTTAGCCGCTGTGGTACTATCCAGGGACTTATCAACCTGCGGCGGCGGCCTATTCGTCTTAGCCCGGGGGGAAAGGCAGGTTCTGACTGGAAAAGCGCCGTCATAAAGACCCCGCCTCTACTGGAGGCTGCCCTTCAGAAAGGGGAAGCCCTGGTTTCCCATGGGAAACCCTATCCGGATGGCACGATGCTTTTTGAGGGCCCCAGTATCAGCTTGTATAGTGCCAAAACCATTCAGGGATAA